The proteins below are encoded in one region of Aphelocoma coerulescens isolate FSJ_1873_10779 chromosome 4, UR_Acoe_1.0, whole genome shotgun sequence:
- the LOC138110153 gene encoding LOW QUALITY PROTEIN: coiled-coil domain-containing protein 42-like (The sequence of the model RefSeq protein was modified relative to this genomic sequence to represent the inferred CDS: deleted 5 bases in 3 codons), with product MRSQPISSGYTRWNSHPCSGEGVPPPACILFFSLLHASFPHHGKLPCLVHHLSLPFPSPVPPCNTPLLCQRDACGEGWGCHAARWDLRWCWDALSHHPTQDTVQHPEQSHHAKEPNSECNPKENSCGRELTVTEDDSPYSLIRLLKKKKEAQEMEKALAEKYKASRERMKVIADQWRDLQAKRAQVKVYMERCGRTIQEREELRIQALETNSKQREERMKKDGKLLRAKMELEALRKKHWKLCKRVQKCSIFKEYLENVVKVSQFEDTSEVTSWYKLLVRTQKDLLQSQQGHKQLTEQDKVLLEQYRAEKEAEMVQYKNELVQFKLCFDQAQSDIPLWEAHWADIQSKTSEKTRKLWTIKLAIHNLFQSTNMWLQAEWNVLKYDSCRQLKMILQCIQHLKDIQFYAGCAEAPDSCYTSEDKRDMAA from the exons ATGAGAAGTCAGCCCATTTCCTCAGGATACACACGGTGGAACTCCCACCCTTGCTCAGGTGAGGGGGTTCCTCCACCGGCCTGCATCCTCTTCTTCAGCCTTCTCCATGCCTCCTTCCCTCACCATGGCAAACTCCCATGCCTT GTCCATCACCTCagcctccccttccccagccctgttccacccTGTAACACTCCTTTGCTCTGTCAGAGGGATGCCTgc ggggaggggtggggatGCCATGCTGCCAGATGGGATCTGAGATGGTGTTGGGATGCTCTTTCCCATCACCCGACCCAGGACACAGTCCAACATCCAGAGCAATCC CACCATGCCAAGGAACCCAACTCAGAGTGTAACCCCAAGGAAAACTCCTGTGGCAGGGAACTCACAGTGACAGAGGATGACTCCCCATATTCACTTATTCGCCtcctgaagaagaagaaagaagcccAAGAGATGGAAAAGGCCCTGGCAGAGAAATACAAG GCCTCCAGGGAGAGGATGAAAGTCATCGCTGACCAGTGGAGGGACCTGCAGGCCAAGAGGGCCCAGGTGAAAGTCTACATGGAGAGATGTGGAAGGACTATACAG GAACGCGAAGAGTTACGAATCCAGGCTCTGGAGACAAACAGCAAACAGAGAGAAGAGAGGATGAAAAAGGATGGTAAGCTTTTGAGAGCCAAGATGGAACTGGAAGCCCTCAGAAAAAAGCACTGGAAACTCTGCAAAAGAGTGCAGAAGTGCTCCATCTTCAAGGAATACCTGGAGAACGTGGTGAAGGTCTCACAG TTTGAGGACACTTCAGAAGTCACTTCATGGTACAAGTTGCTGGTGAGGACACAGAAGGACCTTCTGCAGTCACAACAGGGGCACAAGCAACTGACTGAGCAAGACAAGGTGTTACTGGAACAGTacagagcagagaaagaagCTGAGATGGTTCAGTACAAAAATGAGCTGGTGCAGTTCAAACTATGTTTTGACCAGGCTCAAAGTGACATCCCCCTCTGG GAGGCTCACTGGGCTGACATCCAGAGCAAGACTTCCGAGAAAACCAGGAAGCTGTGGACCATCAAGCTGGCCATCCACAACCTTTTCCAGTCCACCAACATGTGGCTGCAAGCAGAGTGGAATGTGTTGAAGTATGACAGCTGCAGACAGCTGAAAATG ATACTGCAGTGTATCCAACACCTTAAAGACATCCAGTTCTATGCAGGATGTGCAGAAGCACCAGACAGTTGCTACACCTCTGAAGACAAAAGGGACATGGCAGCATGA